A single genomic interval of Staphylococcus hyicus harbors:
- a CDS encoding valine--tRNA ligase, translating into MEMQPKYHPQEVEAGRYQKWLDQSLFKPTGDETKPTYTIVIPPPNVTGKLHLGHAWDTTLQDILTRMKRMQGYDTLYLPGMDHAGIATQAKVEAKMKEEGISRHDIGREKFLEKAWDWKEEYADFIRQQWAKLGLGLDYSRERFTLDEGLSKAVRKVFVDMYNKGLIYRGERIINWDPEARTALSDIEVVHEDVNGKFYHFKYPFVDGDGYIEIATTRPETMLGDTAIVVNPEDERYKAIIGKKVILPRVGRELPIIADSYVDKDFGSGAMKVTPAHDPNDFEIGNRHELERIVVMDESGHMNDNAGEYAGLERFECRKKLVSDLEAEGLVIKIEDHVHSVGHSERTGAVVEPYLSTQWFVKMAPLAQQALDNQKGDGRIEFVPARFEKTFNRWMEEIRDWTISRQLWWGHQIPAWYHNETGEIYVGEQAPEDVENWTQDEDVLDTWFSSALWPFSTLGWPEEDAKDLKRYYPTNVLVTGYDIIFFWVARMIFQGLEFTGQKPFDDVLLHGLVRAEDGRKMSKSLGNGVDPMDVIDEYGADSLRYFLATGSSPGHDLRYSTEKVESVWNFINKIWNAARFSLMNIGDNFKFEDIDLSQDLSVADQWILTRLNETIETVTQLSDKYEFGEVGRVLYNFIWDEFCDWYIEMSKIPMNSDDENQKNVTRSVLSYTLDRMMRLLHPFMPFVTEHIWQNLPHKGESIVTTEWPTVNSALIFTESKQVMQQLVEIIKSVRQSRLEVNTPLSKAIPIKVQAKNEAIKALLIENQHYLERFCNPSELDISTNITIPEKAMTSVVSAGEVILPLEGLIDMEKEIARLEKELEKWQKELDRVNKKLANENFVKKAPEKVINEERAKKAQYQEKFDGVQSRIEQLKA; encoded by the coding sequence AAATATCATCCGCAAGAAGTTGAAGCGGGACGTTATCAAAAGTGGTTAGATCAATCACTTTTCAAACCTACAGGAGATGAAACAAAACCCACATATACGATTGTTATTCCACCACCAAACGTGACAGGTAAGTTACACCTGGGTCATGCTTGGGATACGACGTTACAAGATATTTTAACACGCATGAAACGTATGCAAGGATATGACACATTGTACTTGCCAGGAATGGATCACGCTGGTATAGCTACACAAGCGAAAGTCGAAGCAAAAATGAAGGAAGAAGGTATTTCTCGTCATGATATCGGTCGAGAGAAATTTCTTGAAAAAGCTTGGGATTGGAAAGAGGAATATGCAGATTTTATTCGACAACAATGGGCGAAACTTGGCTTAGGGCTAGATTATTCACGTGAACGATTTACATTAGATGAAGGATTAAGTAAAGCTGTTCGTAAAGTCTTCGTTGATATGTACAATAAAGGTTTAATTTATCGTGGAGAGCGTATCATTAACTGGGACCCAGAAGCACGCACTGCACTATCTGATATTGAAGTTGTGCATGAGGATGTTAATGGTAAATTTTATCATTTTAAATATCCATTTGTTGATGGTGATGGGTATATTGAAATTGCAACAACACGTCCTGAAACAATGTTAGGTGATACTGCAATTGTAGTGAATCCTGAAGATGAACGCTACAAAGCTATAATTGGTAAAAAAGTCATCTTGCCACGTGTAGGTCGTGAATTACCTATTATCGCAGACAGTTATGTCGATAAAGACTTTGGTAGTGGTGCAATGAAAGTGACGCCTGCACATGATCCAAACGATTTTGAAATTGGAAATCGTCATGAATTAGAACGTATTGTCGTTATGGACGAATCCGGTCATATGAATGACAATGCAGGAGAATATGCGGGACTTGAACGCTTTGAATGTCGAAAAAAACTTGTATCAGATTTAGAAGCAGAAGGGCTTGTCATTAAAATTGAAGATCATGTGCATTCTGTAGGCCATTCTGAACGTACAGGAGCGGTCGTTGAACCTTATCTATCAACACAATGGTTTGTTAAAATGGCACCTTTGGCACAACAAGCATTAGATAATCAAAAAGGCGATGGCCGAATTGAATTTGTACCAGCCCGTTTTGAAAAAACTTTTAATCGATGGATGGAAGAAATTAGAGATTGGACAATTTCTCGCCAATTATGGTGGGGGCACCAAATTCCAGCCTGGTACCATAATGAAACAGGTGAGATTTATGTTGGTGAACAAGCACCAGAAGATGTCGAAAATTGGACACAAGATGAGGATGTTTTAGATACATGGTTCTCAAGTGCATTATGGCCATTTTCAACATTAGGTTGGCCAGAAGAAGATGCGAAAGACTTGAAACGATACTATCCAACAAATGTGCTGGTGACAGGATATGACATTATTTTCTTCTGGGTTGCACGGATGATTTTCCAAGGTTTAGAGTTTACAGGTCAAAAACCATTCGACGATGTATTATTACATGGTTTAGTCCGTGCTGAAGATGGCAGAAAAATGAGTAAGTCACTTGGTAACGGTGTCGATCCAATGGATGTTATTGACGAGTATGGTGCAGATAGTTTGAGATATTTCTTAGCTACAGGTTCTTCTCCAGGTCACGATTTACGTTATTCAACAGAAAAAGTAGAATCTGTTTGGAATTTTATTAATAAAATTTGGAATGCAGCCCGTTTTAGTTTAATGAATATCGGGGACAATTTTAAATTTGAAGATATTGATTTATCTCAGGACCTATCTGTAGCGGATCAATGGATTCTTACGCGTTTAAACGAAACAATTGAAACTGTAACGCAATTGAGTGATAAATACGAATTTGGTGAAGTAGGTCGAGTGCTATACAACTTTATTTGGGATGAATTCTGTGACTGGTATATTGAAATGAGTAAAATACCAATGAACAGCGACGATGAAAACCAAAAGAATGTGACGCGATCAGTTCTTAGTTACACGCTTGACCGTATGATGCGATTACTTCATCCATTTATGCCATTTGTGACTGAACATATTTGGCAAAACCTTCCGCATAAAGGGGAGTCTATAGTTACGACTGAATGGCCAACAGTTAATAGCGCGTTGATATTTACAGAAAGTAAGCAAGTAATGCAACAACTTGTTGAAATAATTAAATCAGTGCGTCAATCACGTTTAGAGGTTAATACGCCATTATCTAAAGCGATTCCAATTAAAGTTCAAGCTAAAAATGAGGCGATAAAAGCGTTGTTGATTGAAAACCAACATTATTTAGAACGTTTTTGTAACCCAAGTGAATTAGATATTAGTACAAATATTACAATTCCTGAAAAAGCGATGACGTCTGTCGTAAGTGCGGGTGAAGTCATTCTGCCTTTAGAAGGTTTAATTGATATGGAAAAAGAAATCGCTAGGCTTGAAAAAGAACTTGAAAAATGGCAAAAAGAATTGGACCGTGTAAATAAAAAATTAGCAAATGAGAACTTTGTGAAAAAAGCACCAGAAAAAGTCATTAATGAAGAACGTGCTAAAAAAGCACAATATCAAGAAAAATTCGACGGTGTTCAATCTAGAATCGAACAACTAAAGGCTTAG
- a CDS encoding bifunctional folylpolyglutamate synthase/dihydrofolate synthase, whose protein sequence is MNYLDSLYWIHERTKFGIKPGVKRMEWMLDRLNHPERHIKAIHVGGTNGKGSTVAYLRTALVNNDYQVGTFTSPYIETFNERISLNGEPISNEAIVDLVSRVKPVSEAMEQETDLGVATEFEIITTMMYLYFGELHPVDFVIVEAGLGVKNDSTNVIQPIISILTSIGLDHTDILGHSYLDIAKDKGAIIKPNTPIVYAVKNEEALKYLRQLAIDLNAPSMEYDRDILVVSEADEFTYRYKDYEMENIALTMLGEHQKENAALAITTLIELYEQQVIDIDFNKMIQGIESVQWKGRIEKVNESPLIIIDGAHNKESVDALVDTIGRYYGLDKVDILFSAIKGKPISNMLTAFNTIANHFYVTGFEFPKALPKQTLYDEVDFEDKTLIDDYVNFIKNYQGDALLITGSLYFISEVKSKMGY, encoded by the coding sequence ATGAATTATCTAGATAGTTTATATTGGATACATGAACGGACTAAATTCGGCATTAAACCTGGTGTCAAGCGTATGGAATGGATGTTGGATCGTTTAAATCATCCAGAACGTCATATTAAAGCTATCCACGTCGGAGGAACCAATGGAAAGGGCTCCACTGTAGCATATCTTCGTACAGCTCTTGTTAATAATGACTATCAAGTCGGTACATTTACGTCACCCTATATTGAAACGTTTAATGAACGTATAAGTTTGAATGGGGAACCGATTTCTAACGAGGCAATTGTAGACCTAGTGTCACGTGTAAAACCTGTCAGTGAAGCTATGGAACAAGAAACAGATTTAGGTGTAGCTACAGAGTTTGAGATTATTACTACGATGATGTATCTCTACTTTGGCGAACTACATCCAGTGGATTTTGTGATCGTCGAAGCAGGATTAGGTGTGAAAAATGATTCAACAAATGTGATACAACCAATCATTAGTATTTTGACAAGCATCGGACTTGATCATACGGATATATTAGGACATTCTTATTTAGATATTGCCAAAGATAAAGGTGCGATCATTAAACCCAATACGCCAATCGTGTATGCGGTAAAGAACGAAGAGGCATTAAAATATTTAAGACAATTAGCTATTGATTTAAATGCACCTTCGATGGAATATGATCGAGACATTTTAGTTGTATCTGAAGCAGATGAATTTACGTACCGATACAAAGATTATGAGATGGAAAATATTGCATTAACAATGTTAGGTGAACATCAGAAAGAAAATGCTGCTCTGGCGATAACGACACTTATCGAGCTATATGAACAACAAGTCATAGATATTGACTTTAATAAGATGATTCAAGGGATTGAAAGTGTTCAATGGAAAGGGCGTATAGAAAAGGTCAATGAATCGCCATTAATTATTATTGACGGCGCTCATAATAAAGAAAGTGTGGATGCTCTTGTTGACACCATTGGACGCTATTATGGTTTGGACAAAGTAGATATTCTCTTTTCAGCAATTAAAGGTAAGCCTATTTCCAATATGTTAACGGCTTTTAATACAATTGCAAATCATTTTTACGTTACAGGGTTTGAATTTCCTAAGGCGCTGCCTAAACAAACACTTTATGATGAAGTGGATTTTGAAGACAAGACGTTAATTGATGATTATGTTAATTTTATTAAAAATTATCAAGGTGACGCCTTGTTAATTACCGGAAGTTTATATTTTATTAGTGAAGTAAAATCTAAAATGGGATATTAA
- a CDS encoding prepilin peptidase, whose protein sequence is MIVQCYLGSFVMSFLLYVSQCQLRQWTTLLSRSRCENCQSTLTWWMLVPIFSYIILKGRCYKCRIKIPKYLFIGECLGAIMSYLILKLNFQIEYVYLFLISFILLTISLIDIQNYIVPNRLLLLLVVLIAFLRPTHITISILTCLCISVLLLIGFTFPSLIGFGDIKLLIILFCILPVPFVLYVIWFTFPIAAILYPFYVSLLSSKKYIPLVPFITLSFFIVAYYYPMLNVWFGGVR, encoded by the coding sequence ATGATTGTACAGTGTTATTTAGGTAGCTTTGTAATGAGTTTTCTTCTGTATGTATCTCAATGTCAATTACGTCAATGGACAACGTTATTGTCACGGTCTAGATGTGAGAATTGTCAATCAACTTTGACGTGGTGGATGCTGGTGCCGATATTCAGTTATATTATTTTAAAGGGGAGATGTTATAAATGTCGTATTAAAATTCCAAAATATTTATTTATAGGCGAATGTTTAGGTGCGATTATGAGCTATTTGATTTTAAAGCTCAACTTTCAAATTGAGTATGTATATCTATTTCTAATAAGTTTCATTCTATTGACTATCAGTCTTATCGATATACAAAATTATATTGTACCGAATCGTTTGTTATTGTTATTAGTAGTTTTAATTGCATTTTTGCGTCCAACGCACATAACAATTTCTATTTTAACGTGTTTATGTATCAGTGTACTTTTACTTATTGGTTTCACATTTCCTAGTTTAATCGGTTTTGGCGATATTAAACTATTGATTATTTTATTTTGTATCTTACCAGTTCCATTTGTTCTATATGTCATTTGGTTTACCTTCCCCATAGCAGCAATCTTATACCCATTTTATGTATCTTTGTTATCTTCTAAAAAATATATTCCACTAGTTCCATTTATTACCCTTTCTTTTTTTATTGTCGCTTATTATTATCCAATGTTAAATGTTTGGTTCGGAGGTGTACGATGA
- the radC gene encoding RadC family protein, which yields MTRIKDLSPDEMPKERLIQSGAQALSNTELLAILINTGSKGRSSLDIASTLLADCKTLKTLQDISFHELITFEGIGISKSTTLLAAFELARRLNYKIDKNTSQMIKHPDQIADILYPQLQFENQENFIVFILNTKHQIIHQEILFKGTLNSAIIHPREVFKIALKYSAHAIIVAHNHPSGDPTPSPADIDTTVRLAACGETMGIQLLDHIVIGHQCYECVDITQNKK from the coding sequence ATGACTAGAATTAAAGACTTATCTCCTGATGAAATGCCTAAAGAACGCTTAATACAGTCAGGGGCTCAAGCGCTATCGAACACGGAATTACTTGCTATTTTAATCAATACAGGGAGCAAGGGACGATCAAGTTTAGATATTGCGTCCACGTTGTTAGCAGATTGTAAAACATTGAAAACCTTACAAGACATTTCTTTCCATGAATTAATTACTTTTGAGGGGATAGGAATAAGTAAGAGTACAACGTTATTAGCGGCGTTTGAGTTGGCGCGTCGTCTAAATTATAAAATCGACAAAAATACATCTCAAATGATAAAGCATCCCGACCAAATTGCGGATATTTTATATCCACAACTCCAATTTGAAAATCAGGAAAATTTTATCGTCTTCATATTAAACACCAAACATCAAATTATTCACCAAGAAATATTATTTAAAGGTACTTTGAATAGCGCAATTATACATCCTAGAGAAGTTTTTAAAATTGCACTTAAATATTCTGCGCACGCCATTATTGTTGCACATAATCATCCTTCAGGAGACCCTACGCCATCTCCTGCAGATATTGACACAACAGTTCGTTTAGCGGCATGCGGAGAAACAATGGGAATCCAACTTCTAGACCATATTGTTATTGGCCATCAATGTTATGAATGTGTTGATATTACTCAAAATAAAAAATAA
- a CDS encoding DUF4930 family protein: MKVILNLIKIFTLFLIVGLIIYILIKDVPHMNDAKWNPIHTSNQQNVDEDGYVIPAEGKKYILEENQILRNVPSSQARHFFNWIDKYEFMQVNAFSRMGYDDKYLIAQRDTQYLIYRFGSDHVRVYTTEHDLYSDLNQLGHQIEMHPIAAYQ; encoded by the coding sequence ATGAAAGTGATTTTGAATTTAATCAAAATATTTACACTCTTCTTAATCGTAGGATTAATCATCTATATCTTAATAAAAGATGTGCCTCATATGAATGATGCGAAATGGAATCCTATACACACATCTAATCAACAAAATGTTGATGAAGATGGCTATGTCATTCCAGCAGAAGGAAAAAAATATATTCTTGAAGAAAATCAAATTTTAAGAAATGTCCCCTCTAGCCAAGCACGTCACTTTTTTAATTGGATAGATAAATATGAATTTATGCAAGTTAATGCTTTTTCTAGAATGGGATATGATGATAAATATTTAATTGCCCAAAGAGACACGCAATACTTAATCTATCGCTTTGGGAGTGACCATGTACGTGTCTATACGACTGAACACGACTTATATTCTGATTTAAATCAACTTGGACATCAAATAGAAATGCATCCAATTGCAGCGTATCAATAA
- the mreC gene encoding rod shape-determining protein MreC, with translation MSHFFKNNKLIVLFCALIIFIALIGLSLRSHTQSIPEQYAGDSISFGQRIFTYPMQVLSGTTRAIMHNDAKPSKSENQLQADNQRLQAENHRLRDDLKISDISKYEPMAVNVIARHPDQWMNTLIIDKGGKAGIKENMAVLTPDGLIGRVTKVNQFSAQVNLISTKGRTNRLSVHILNKDNEAFGLIDHYDEKNDRLIISDIDNSHKLSKGDKVITSGLGDQLPRGIYVGEVEKVQNDQYGLSKQVVVKTGSNINQIGTVYVAKRDPKTIEQSEEDAS, from the coding sequence TTGTCTCATTTTTTTAAAAATAATAAATTAATCGTGTTATTTTGTGCGCTCATTATTTTTATTGCTTTAATTGGCTTGTCACTTCGGTCTCATACACAATCTATCCCAGAGCAGTATGCAGGGGATTCAATATCTTTCGGACAACGAATTTTTACATATCCGATGCAAGTGCTCTCTGGCACGACTAGAGCAATCATGCATAATGATGCTAAGCCTTCTAAATCAGAGAATCAACTTCAAGCTGATAACCAACGACTTCAAGCTGAAAATCATCGGTTACGTGACGATCTTAAAATAAGTGATATTTCAAAGTATGAGCCTATGGCTGTGAATGTGATTGCACGCCATCCAGATCAATGGATGAATACATTAATCATTGACAAAGGGGGGAAAGCTGGTATTAAAGAAAATATGGCAGTTTTGACTCCTGATGGTCTTATCGGACGCGTGACGAAGGTCAATCAATTCTCTGCTCAAGTGAATTTAATTTCAACAAAGGGTCGTACAAATCGCCTTTCTGTGCATATTTTGAATAAAGATAATGAAGCTTTTGGTTTAATTGATCACTATGATGAAAAAAATGATCGGCTCATCATTTCGGATATAGATAACAGTCATAAACTTTCAAAAGGGGACAAGGTGATTACGAGTGGCTTAGGTGATCAGTTGCCACGAGGAATTTATGTTGGCGAAGTTGAAAAAGTTCAAAATGATCAATACGGACTTTCAAAACAAGTTGTCGTGAAAACAGGTTCAAATATCAATCAAATAGGCACAGTGTATGTTGCTAAACGTGATCCTAAAACAATTGAGCAGTCAGAGGAGGATGCATCATGA
- the mreD gene encoding rod shape-determining protein MreD — protein sequence MKRASIYLILAFVSFYLDTILTMLSPIKLFGIQFIMVPRLTLIFLLLITFYRNVYVALILGLFLGLMTDLYFGEIYGVYLISYLICILFVEKFFSLFYRDHTIVFIVILASVVVLDIFVALIYHLVGLIDFNILNYSIYRAPLTLLLNALLLIFIYSVLDYRQKRKRSIDIKIK from the coding sequence ATGAAGCGTGCATCTATTTATTTAATTTTAGCATTTGTAAGTTTTTACTTGGATACGATACTTACAATGTTGTCACCGATTAAATTGTTTGGAATACAGTTTATTATGGTGCCGCGACTGACACTTATTTTCCTATTATTAATTACGTTTTACAGAAATGTTTACGTGGCTTTAATCTTAGGATTATTTTTGGGATTAATGACTGACCTTTATTTCGGCGAAATTTATGGCGTATATCTTATATCATATTTAATTTGTATACTATTTGTTGAGAAATTTTTCTCACTATTTTATCGAGATCATACGATTGTATTCATCGTAATTTTAGCAAGTGTGGTTGTGCTAGATATTTTTGTCGCACTCATTTACCACTTGGTTGGTTTGATTGATTTTAATATCTTAAACTATAGTATATATAGAGCACCATTAACGTTACTCCTTAACGCGTTATTACTTATCTTTATTTATTCTGTTTTAGATTATCGTCAAAAAAGAAAAAGAAGTATTGACATCAAAATTAAGTGA